A single genomic interval of Streptomyces sp. BA2 harbors:
- a CDS encoding asparagine synthase-related protein: MRWLVGWSSTAAKPSVVGSAGATGEDGETVHPVGSQLLWGDPDPLWAVGDWRADEVRTVQADEQTRIAVLGTCGASDEELRVGLFAARGGALRHLTAWSGSYTAVVQIGRRVMVAGDLAGARPVFYTPWAGGTAFATAALPLADLIEAHLDIGHLAALLAAPDVPEALQDSTPYQGVRRVPPGHALILRAGAREIAGYEHVASLAVAAPAADATTAVDGVRDALVEAVRTRLAAPRHVPGATEVDPGPVPGMGPAERRAARGMPVPGIGADLSGGPASGTLALLAAGLPGMPGTVLGHGTGAGERLLAVTFNDLAINGREAELERAGAIAANPRLHHVVVAAGEEALPYADLDGPLTDEPSATLVTAQRHRARLSSGSADHFTGYGARQVLDAHPARLADLLMDRRRRHLVRPVAALAKADGSPGSVMVPARVYGAARKLSRMSYRAGVDSLADRLLQRRFDEPGGAVGASLAGLAWARPGPAARWLTGEALAEVSVRLQDTTGRPGAGPGQRPGEFRARAALARHAADLRVLEQAAEVRFQRLHAPFLDNQVVRACRALPVALRVQPGARAAILRTVLEGAGVAELPPGWGAPSHASSAAAARTGLRVAVDDLLSLFDTPLLAQAGLVEARVVRKALRGAAEGEPLPLDGLADLVSTELWLRRLLSRRGTCWTGTPARQRAVPTGSVVPQRGALGAGR, translated from the coding sequence ATGCGGTGGTTGGTGGGGTGGAGCAGCACTGCCGCGAAGCCTTCGGTGGTGGGCTCGGCCGGGGCCACCGGTGAGGACGGCGAGACCGTTCATCCCGTGGGCTCCCAACTCCTTTGGGGCGACCCGGATCCGCTGTGGGCGGTGGGTGACTGGCGCGCCGACGAGGTGCGCACGGTGCAGGCCGACGAGCAGACGCGCATCGCGGTGCTCGGCACCTGCGGGGCGAGCGACGAGGAGCTCAGAGTCGGCCTGTTCGCCGCCCGCGGCGGAGCCCTGCGGCACCTGACCGCGTGGTCCGGGAGCTACACCGCGGTCGTCCAGATCGGGCGGCGCGTCATGGTCGCGGGCGACCTCGCGGGCGCGCGCCCTGTCTTCTACACCCCCTGGGCCGGCGGTACGGCCTTCGCGACGGCCGCGCTGCCGCTCGCCGACCTCATCGAGGCCCACCTGGACATCGGCCACCTCGCGGCGCTCCTGGCGGCGCCCGACGTGCCGGAGGCGCTCCAGGATTCGACGCCCTACCAGGGCGTGCGCCGTGTGCCACCGGGGCACGCGCTGATCCTGCGCGCGGGCGCCCGCGAGATCGCCGGGTACGAACACGTGGCGTCCCTCGCGGTCGCCGCGCCCGCCGCCGACGCGACCACCGCGGTCGACGGCGTCCGAGACGCCCTCGTGGAGGCGGTACGCACCCGGCTCGCGGCCCCGCGGCACGTCCCCGGAGCGACGGAGGTCGACCCCGGACCCGTGCCCGGCATGGGCCCCGCGGAGCGGCGCGCGGCGCGCGGGATGCCGGTGCCCGGCATCGGCGCCGACCTCTCCGGAGGGCCCGCGTCCGGCACGCTCGCGCTGCTCGCGGCGGGCCTCCCGGGGATGCCCGGCACGGTCCTCGGCCACGGCACGGGCGCGGGGGAGCGGCTCCTTGCCGTCACCTTCAACGACCTCGCGATCAACGGCCGCGAGGCCGAGCTGGAGCGGGCGGGCGCCATCGCGGCCAATCCCCGCCTGCACCACGTAGTGGTCGCCGCGGGCGAAGAGGCCCTCCCGTACGCGGACTTGGACGGCCCTCTGACGGACGAGCCGAGCGCCACCCTCGTCACGGCCCAGCGCCACCGTGCGCGGCTCTCCTCGGGCAGCGCGGACCACTTCACGGGGTACGGCGCACGGCAGGTACTCGACGCGCACCCGGCCCGCCTCGCCGACCTCCTGATGGACCGCAGGCGGCGCCATCTGGTGCGCCCCGTCGCGGCGTTGGCGAAAGCGGACGGCTCCCCGGGCTCCGTGATGGTCCCCGCGCGCGTGTACGGCGCCGCGCGCAAGCTCTCCCGGATGTCCTACCGCGCGGGCGTCGATTCGCTCGCCGACCGTCTCCTCCAGCGCCGCTTCGACGAGCCGGGCGGGGCGGTGGGGGCGTCCCTCGCCGGTCTCGCGTGGGCGAGACCGGGGCCCGCGGCCCGGTGGCTGACGGGCGAGGCCCTCGCTGAAGTATCGGTTCGCCTCCAGGACACGACCGGACGTCCCGGCGCCGGACCCGGCCAGCGCCCCGGCGAATTCCGCGCCCGCGCGGCGCTCGCCAGGCACGCGGCCGACCTGCGCGTCCTCGAACAGGCCGCCGAGGTCCGCTTCCAGCGCCTGCACGCGCCCTTCCTGGACAACCAGGTGGTCCGCGCCTGCCGTGCCCTCCCCGTGGCCCTGCGCGTCCAGCCAGGGGCACGCGCGGCCATCCTGCGTACGGTCCTTGAAGGCGCCGGGGTGGCCGAACTGCCGCCCGGCTGGGGCGCTCCGTCCCACGCGTCGTCCGCGGCGGCGGCGCGGACGGGCCTGCGGGTCGCGGTGGACGACCTCCTGTCCCTCTTCGACACGCCCCTGCTCGCACAGGCGGGCCTGGTGGAGGCCCGCGTGGTCCGCAAGGCGCTGCGCGGGGCGGCGGAGGGAGAACCACTGCCGCTGGACGGCTTGGCGGACCTGGTCTCCACGGAGCTGTGGCTGCGCCGCCTGCTGTCCCGCAGGGGGACGTGCTGGACGGGCACGCCCGCGCGGCAGAGGGCTGTCCCTACGGGGAGCGTCGTGCCGCAGAGGGGTGCCTTGGGGGCGGGGCGGTAG
- a CDS encoding MFS transporter produces MSREQRGPNEKLGTVLALAGISNAGLARRVNDLGAQRGLTLRYDKTSVARWVSKGMVPQGAAPHLIAAAIGQKLGRPVPLHEIGLADADPAPEVGLAFPRDVGAAVKSATELYRLDLAGRRAGSGGIWQSLAGSFAVSAYATPASRWLITPADSSVARDVILDEPRELGGHSEDSGQPMKVGHSDVVKLREAAEDARRWDSKYGGGDWRSSMVPECLRVEAAPLLLGSYSDEVGRSLFGASAELTRLAGWMAFDTGQQEAAQRYYIQALRLARAAADVPLGGYVLASMSLQATYRGFGDEGVDLAQAALERNRGLATARTMSFFRLVEARAHARANDAQAAGAALRAAEGWLERARDGDNDPSWLGFYGYDRFAADAAECYRDLKAPRQVRRFTEQALKRPTEEFVRSHGLRLVVSAVAELESGNLDAACEQGTRALEVAGRISSARTTEYVKDLLHRLEPYGDEPRVVELRERARPLLVAPA; encoded by the coding sequence ATGTCCAGGGAGCAACGCGGGCCGAACGAAAAACTCGGCACCGTTCTCGCCCTCGCGGGAATCAGCAATGCGGGACTCGCCCGCCGGGTCAACGACCTCGGCGCACAACGCGGGTTGACGCTTCGATACGACAAGACGTCGGTGGCCCGGTGGGTGTCCAAGGGCATGGTGCCGCAAGGCGCTGCCCCGCACCTCATCGCCGCGGCCATCGGCCAGAAGCTCGGGCGTCCCGTCCCGCTGCACGAGATCGGGCTCGCGGACGCCGATCCGGCGCCTGAGGTGGGCCTTGCCTTCCCGCGCGACGTGGGCGCCGCGGTGAAGTCGGCGACCGAGCTCTACCGCCTCGATCTGGCGGGCAGGCGCGCGGGCAGCGGAGGCATCTGGCAGTCGCTCGCCGGCTCCTTCGCGGTGAGCGCGTACGCGACGCCGGCCTCGCGCTGGCTGATAACCCCGGCCGACAGCTCGGTCGCCCGCGACGTCATCCTGGACGAGCCCCGCGAGTTGGGGGGCCACTCCGAAGACAGCGGGCAGCCGATGAAGGTCGGCCACAGCGACGTGGTGAAACTGCGGGAGGCCGCCGAGGACGCCCGCCGCTGGGACTCCAAGTACGGGGGCGGCGACTGGCGTTCGTCGATGGTCCCGGAGTGCCTGCGGGTCGAGGCGGCGCCCCTGCTGCTCGGTTCGTACTCGGACGAGGTGGGCCGCTCGCTCTTCGGGGCGTCGGCCGAACTGACCCGCCTGGCAGGGTGGATGGCCTTCGACACCGGCCAGCAGGAGGCCGCACAGCGCTACTACATCCAGGCCCTGCGCCTGGCCCGCGCGGCGGCCGACGTCCCCTTAGGGGGCTACGTCCTGGCTTCCATGTCCCTCCAGGCGACCTACCGCGGCTTCGGTGACGAGGGCGTCGACCTCGCGCAGGCGGCCCTGGAGCGCAACCGCGGTCTGGCCACCGCGCGCACGATGAGCTTCTTCCGCCTCGTCGAGGCACGCGCACACGCGCGCGCCAATGACGCGCAGGCGGCCGGAGCGGCCCTCCGGGCGGCCGAGGGCTGGCTGGAGCGGGCCAGGGACGGCGACAACGACCCCTCATGGCTCGGTTTCTACGGATACGACCGCTTCGCGGCGGACGCCGCCGAGTGCTACCGCGACCTGAAGGCGCCCCGCCAGGTGCGGCGCTTCACGGAGCAGGCGCTCAAACGGCCGACGGAGGAGTTCGTCCGCTCGCACGGGCTTCGGCTCGTGGTGTCGGCGGTCGCCGAGCTGGAGTCGGGGAACCTCGACGCGGCGTGCGAGCAGGGCACACGCGCCCTGGAGGTCGCCGGACGCATCTCGTCCGCGCGGACCACGGAGTACGTGAAGGACCTGCTGCACCGCCTGGAGCCGTACGGGGACGAGCCGCGGGTGGTGGAGCTGCGGGAGCGGGCCCGGCCGCTGCTCGTGGCCCCCGCGTAG
- the lhgO gene encoding L-2-hydroxyglutarate oxidase yields the protein MVRAVAYDCDVLVIGGGIVGLSTAYAITRAAPGTRVTVLEKEPGPARHQTGRNSGVIHSGIYYRPDSLKARYAVRGAAEMVKFCAEYGIAHEVTGKLIVATERSELPRLHALVQRGRENGIPVRELGPAQIAEFEPEVRGLAAIQVGTTGICDYGSVAEHLADASGADVRYGAEVVRIDRRESLGVAVRTADGSVVRGKVLVNCAGLHCDRVAMLTGDDPGMRIVPFRGEYFDLARPDLVRGLVYPVPDPAFPFLGVHLTRGIGGGVHVGPNAVPALAREGYGWGVVRPLDVAGTLGWPGAWRMASRHWRYGAGELRRSFSKEAFTSAVRRLLPAVTSDDLVPVAAGVRAQAVLRDGTLVDDFLIREGVRAVHVLNAPSPAATASLPIGRAVARRVLALL from the coding sequence ATGGTCCGAGCCGTGGCGTACGACTGCGATGTGCTGGTGATCGGCGGCGGGATCGTCGGTCTGTCGACGGCGTATGCCATCACGCGCGCCGCGCCGGGGACGCGGGTCACCGTCCTGGAGAAGGAGCCCGGCCCCGCCAGGCACCAGACGGGACGCAACAGCGGGGTGATCCACAGCGGGATCTATTACCGCCCCGACTCCCTGAAGGCGCGGTACGCGGTGCGGGGCGCCGCCGAGATGGTCAAGTTCTGCGCGGAGTACGGCATCGCGCACGAGGTCACCGGCAAGCTGATCGTCGCCACGGAGCGCTCCGAGCTGCCCCGCCTGCACGCCCTCGTCCAGCGCGGCAGGGAGAACGGCATTCCGGTGCGGGAGCTGGGCCCCGCCCAGATAGCGGAGTTCGAACCGGAGGTGCGGGGGCTCGCCGCGATCCAGGTCGGGACGACGGGTATCTGTGACTACGGCTCGGTGGCGGAGCACCTCGCGGACGCCTCGGGGGCCGACGTCCGGTACGGGGCGGAGGTCGTCCGCATCGACCGGCGCGAGTCGCTCGGGGTGGCCGTCCGCACGGCCGACGGCTCGGTGGTGCGGGGAAAGGTCCTGGTCAACTGCGCGGGGCTGCACTGCGACCGGGTGGCGATGCTGACCGGCGACGACCCCGGGATGCGGATCGTGCCCTTCCGCGGGGAGTACTTCGACCTGGCGCGGCCCGATCTTGTGCGGGGCCTGGTGTATCCGGTGCCGGACCCGGCCTTCCCCTTCCTCGGGGTGCATCTGACGCGGGGCATCGGCGGCGGGGTCCACGTGGGGCCGAACGCGGTGCCGGCACTGGCCCGTGAGGGGTACGGATGGGGTGTGGTGCGGCCGCTGGACGTGGCGGGGACGCTGGGCTGGCCGGGGGCCTGGCGGATGGCCTCGCGGCACTGGCGGTATGGGGCGGGGGAGCTTCGGCGCTCCTTCTCCAAGGAGGCGTTCACCTCGGCGGTGCGGAGGCTGCTGCCCGCGGTGACCTCGGATGATCTTGTGCCGGTGGCGGCGGGGGTGCGGGCGCAGGCCGTCTTGCGGGACGGGACGCTGGTGGATGACTTCCTCATCCGGGAGGGGGTGCGGGCGGTGCACGTCCTGAACGCACCCTCGCCTGCGGCTACGGCTTCGCTGCCGATCGGGAGGGCGGTGGCCCGGCGGGTGCTGGCGCTGCTGTAG
- the trmB gene encoding tRNA (guanosine(46)-N7)-methyltransferase TrmB, producing MSESPTTPTSPQAPRPKGEPRFPDGPAPDPAGSHFERRIRSFQPRRSRVTAGQADALQRLWPKWGLDIDGQRTLDLAELFGADSPVVLEIGFGMGEATAQMAADDPDTGILAVDVHTPGQGNLLGLAERNNLTNIRVANGDAVILLREMLPPASLDGLRVYFPDPWPKARHHKRRIIQPDFLDLAAPRLKPGAVLHCATDWEPYAEQMLEVLTAHPAFENTQADGGYAPRPAFRPLTRFEGQGLDKGHVVHDLLFRRASGQEA from the coding sequence GTGTCTGAGTCACCCACCACCCCCACCAGCCCCCAAGCCCCCCGCCCGAAGGGCGAGCCCCGCTTCCCGGACGGGCCCGCGCCCGACCCCGCAGGGTCACACTTCGAGCGGCGGATCCGCAGCTTCCAGCCCCGCAGGAGCCGCGTCACCGCCGGCCAAGCGGACGCGCTCCAGCGGCTCTGGCCCAAGTGGGGCCTGGACATCGACGGGCAGCGCACCCTCGACCTCGCCGAGCTCTTCGGCGCCGACAGCCCCGTCGTACTGGAGATCGGCTTCGGTATGGGCGAGGCCACCGCCCAGATGGCAGCGGACGACCCGGACACCGGCATCCTCGCCGTGGACGTGCACACCCCGGGCCAGGGAAATCTCCTCGGCCTCGCCGAGCGGAACAACCTCACCAACATCCGCGTCGCGAACGGCGACGCCGTCATCCTGCTCCGCGAAATGCTCCCGCCCGCCTCCCTCGACGGCCTCCGCGTCTACTTCCCCGACCCCTGGCCCAAGGCCCGCCACCACAAGCGCCGCATCATCCAGCCCGACTTCCTCGACCTCGCCGCGCCCCGCCTCAAGCCCGGCGCCGTACTGCACTGCGCGACCGACTGGGAGCCGTACGCCGAGCAGATGCTGGAGGTCCTCACCGCGCACCCCGCCTTCGAGAACACCCAGGCCGACGGCGGGTACGCGCCCCGGCCCGCCTTCCGTCCCCTCACCCGCTTCGAAGGCCAGGGCCTGGACAAGGGACACGTCGTCCACGACCTGCTGTTCCGCCGTGCATCCGGCCAAGAGGCCTGA
- a CDS encoding PrsW family intramembrane metalloprotease: MPPAGPAGLRHARWWQRRAIRAAALVTLLALSGLVILALVREQTGTEGFLVGLGLATLPVPLLVAAFRWLQRVQPGPWRNLLFAFAWGACAAALIAIVANSFATRWIATATADPTSADTLGATVIAPIVEESAKAVAVLLVFLFRRREFTGIVDGVVIAGVTATGFAFTENILYLGSAFGTDQLNGGTGLASVTAATFFVRVVMSPFAHPLFTVLTGIGFGIAALSADRQNWRRVLLPLGGLLLAMGLHALWNGSASFGEYGFFAVYALFMLPAFGLLTWLVIWIRQRGLRIVRAELPAYVIAGWLTAPEPYALGTMRARTLARDYASYTQGKAAARTVAQYETYATSLALLRHRGRRGRAGADFVVRERELLHALWERREAARPALAYAAQATAPVLVPMPPPYGYRQPYPHPNPQPYPQQPPYGYPYAQPAMPYPAYNPYRG, encoded by the coding sequence ATGCCCCCCGCAGGGCCCGCCGGGCTGCGGCACGCGCGCTGGTGGCAGCGGCGGGCGATACGCGCGGCCGCCCTGGTCACGCTGCTCGCCCTGTCGGGCCTTGTGATCCTGGCCCTGGTCAGGGAACAGACCGGCACCGAAGGCTTCCTGGTCGGGCTCGGCCTCGCGACGCTGCCCGTACCGCTCCTGGTGGCCGCCTTCCGCTGGCTGCAACGCGTCCAGCCGGGCCCCTGGCGGAATCTTCTCTTCGCCTTCGCCTGGGGCGCCTGCGCCGCCGCCCTCATAGCCATCGTCGCGAACAGCTTCGCGACCCGCTGGATAGCCACCGCCACGGCCGACCCCACCAGCGCGGACACCCTCGGCGCGACGGTCATAGCGCCGATCGTCGAGGAGAGCGCGAAAGCCGTGGCCGTACTGCTCGTCTTCCTCTTCCGCAGACGCGAGTTCACCGGCATCGTCGACGGCGTCGTGATAGCCGGAGTGACCGCCACCGGCTTCGCGTTCACCGAGAACATCCTCTACCTCGGCAGCGCCTTCGGCACCGACCAGCTCAACGGCGGGACGGGGCTCGCCTCCGTGACGGCGGCGACCTTCTTCGTACGCGTCGTGATGTCGCCCTTCGCGCACCCGCTGTTCACCGTGCTCACCGGCATCGGCTTCGGCATCGCCGCGCTCAGCGCCGACCGTCAGAACTGGCGGCGCGTCCTGCTGCCGCTCGGCGGGCTGCTCCTCGCGATGGGCCTGCACGCCCTGTGGAACGGCTCGGCAAGCTTCGGGGAGTACGGCTTCTTCGCCGTGTACGCCCTGTTCATGCTGCCCGCGTTCGGACTGCTCACCTGGCTGGTCATCTGGATCAGGCAGCGCGGCCTGCGCATCGTGCGCGCCGAACTGCCCGCCTACGTGATCGCGGGCTGGCTCACCGCGCCCGAGCCCTACGCGCTCGGCACGATGCGCGCCCGCACCCTCGCCCGCGACTACGCCTCGTACACCCAGGGCAAGGCCGCGGCGCGCACGGTCGCCCAGTACGAGACGTACGCGACGTCTCTCGCGCTCCTGCGGCACCGGGGGCGCCGGGGCAGGGCGGGCGCCGACTTCGTCGTACGGGAGCGGGAGTTGCTGCACGCGCTGTGGGAACGCCGCGAGGCCGCGCGGCCCGCCCTCGCCTACGCGGCGCAGGCGACGGCACCCGTGCTCGTACCGATGCCACCGCCGTACGGGTACCGGCAGCCGTACCCACACCCCAACCCGCAGCCGTACCCCCAGCAGCCCCCCTACGGATATCCGTACGCCCAGCCTGCGATGCCCTACCCCGCGTACAACCCCTACCGCGGCTGA